In Cryptomeria japonica chromosome 10, Sugi_1.0, whole genome shotgun sequence, a genomic segment contains:
- the LOC131039119 gene encoding citrate-binding protein-like: MARMLAILGGILICTATGYADPTISPTQGFTEVALNTTNFVIQKPYDKEVSESYSFINGVHSMWVYNDDKPLSNHSNTRPRTEIQITGYDYTEGVWQFEGEMYVPQGTSGVCVMQVFGAVKHATSLMLLVSNGNLRHYNDQVVASEIYDRWIHLNVIHNADEGKLYMFVDGMEKAVANDGGHAKHYFKCGVYTNNNASSCMESRWKNIRIWTK; this comes from the exons ATGGCGAGGATGTTAGCGATATTGGGTGGTATTTTGATTTGTACTGCAACTGGATATGCAGACCCAACTATCTCACCAACACAAGGCTTCACTGAAGTGGCTTTAAATACAACAAATTTTGTCATACAAAAGCCATATGATAAGGAGGTGTCCGAGAGCTACAGCTTCATTAATGGCGTCCACTCCATGTGGGTTTATAACGACGATAAACCTCTTTCAAATCACAGCAATACGAGGCCCAGGACAGAAATCCAAATCACG GGATATGACTATACAGAGGGAGTGTGGCAGTTCGAGGGGGAGATGTATGTACCGCAGGGAACATCGGGAGTGTGCGTCATGCAAGTTTTCGGCGCTGTTAAACATGCCACGTCGTTAATGCTGCTGGTTTCCAACGGAAATCTTAGGCATTACAATGATCAAGTAGTGGCGTCTGAAATTTATGATCGGTGGATTCATCTGAACGTTATCCACAATGCAGATGAAGGAAAATTGTACATGTTCGTTGATGGGATGGAGAAGGCAGTGGCTAATGATGGAGGTCATGCAAAGCATTATTTTAAGTGTGGAGTGTACACTAATAATAACGCTTCATCTTGCATGGAATCTCGTTGGAAAAATATCAGAATTTGGACCAAATGA